The Deinococcus roseus genome window below encodes:
- a CDS encoding RNA-binding S4 domain-containing protein, with protein MEGTMDLQDWLKLHDWVQTGGHAKVVIQSGLVQVNGAIETRRRKKLREGDTVTYQGRTATVHL; from the coding sequence ATGGAAGGGACCATGGACCTGCAAGACTGGCTGAAACTGCACGACTGGGTGCAGACCGGAGGTCATGCCAAGGTCGTGATTCAGAGTGGTCTGGTGCAGGTCAACGGTGCCATCGAAACCCGCAGGCGCAAAAAGTTGCGCGAGGGAGACACCGTGACCTACCAGGGGAGAACCGCCACCGTACACTTATGA